One Flavobacterium sp. 90 DNA segment encodes these proteins:
- a CDS encoding alpha-isopropylmalate synthase regulatory domain-containing protein, with the protein MEKRKIEIMDTTLRDGEQTSGVSFSAAEKLTIAQLLLEELNIDRIEIASARVSEGEFQAVKGITSWAEERGYINRIEVLSFVDGGVSIEWMKKAGAKVQNLLTKGSMNHLTHQLKKTPEQHFSEIAQIIALAKENNIETNVYLEDWSNGMRNSPEYVFQFLDFLSTQPVKRILLPDTLGVLIPSQAFEFISKIRTRYPQIHFDFHAHNDYDLSVANVMEAIKAGINGLHVTVNGMGERAGNAPLESTVAVINDYLPEVSISIKETSLYSVSKLVETFTGYRIPANKPIVGDNVFTQTAGIHADGDNKNNLYFNDLLPERFGRKRKYALGKTSGKANIEKNLQELGLKLNQEDLKLVTQRIIELGDKKETVTKEDLPYIISDVLDSHTYQDKITIQSYVLMHSKGTRPSSTLSLNLDGEIIEEHAQGDGQFDAFMNALSKIYKSKKLTLPKLIDYAVRIPPGSSSDALCETIITWTNNGKEFKTRGLDSDQTVAAIIATQKMLNVVA; encoded by the coding sequence ATGGAAAAAAGAAAAATTGAAATAATGGACACGACGCTCCGTGATGGTGAACAAACCTCAGGAGTATCATTTTCTGCTGCAGAAAAGCTAACCATTGCGCAATTATTGTTGGAGGAATTAAATATTGATAGAATCGAAATTGCTTCGGCTCGTGTAAGTGAAGGAGAATTTCAAGCCGTAAAAGGCATTACATCCTGGGCGGAAGAACGAGGATATATTAACAGAATTGAAGTGCTTTCGTTTGTAGACGGAGGAGTTTCTATTGAATGGATGAAAAAAGCAGGCGCCAAAGTGCAGAATTTGTTGACCAAAGGCTCAATGAATCACTTAACGCATCAATTAAAAAAAACTCCTGAACAGCATTTTTCTGAAATTGCACAAATCATTGCTTTAGCAAAAGAAAATAATATTGAAACCAATGTTTATCTGGAAGATTGGAGCAACGGAATGCGAAATTCTCCTGAATACGTTTTTCAGTTTTTGGATTTTCTTTCTACCCAACCCGTTAAAAGAATTTTATTACCAGACACTTTAGGCGTTTTAATTCCGTCTCAGGCTTTTGAGTTTATTTCGAAAATTAGAACCAGATATCCACAAATACATTTTGATTTTCACGCACATAACGATTACGATTTGAGTGTTGCGAATGTCATGGAAGCCATAAAAGCAGGTATAAACGGACTTCACGTTACGGTAAACGGAATGGGAGAACGCGCCGGAAATGCGCCACTTGAAAGTACCGTTGCCGTGATAAATGATTATCTTCCGGAAGTTAGCATAAGCATTAAGGAAACCTCTTTATATAGTGTAAGTAAGCTGGTAGAAACTTTTACAGGTTATAGAATCCCAGCAAACAAACCAATTGTTGGCGATAATGTATTTACTCAAACTGCTGGAATTCACGCTGACGGTGACAATAAAAACAATTTATACTTTAATGATTTGCTTCCGGAACGCTTCGGGAGAAAACGAAAATACGCTTTAGGAAAAACTTCCGGAAAAGCCAATATCGAAAAAAATCTTCAGGAATTAGGTTTAAAATTAAATCAGGAAGATTTGAAATTAGTTACCCAAAGAATCATCGAATTAGGCGATAAAAAAGAAACTGTCACCAAAGAAGATCTTCCGTACATCATTTCAGATGTTCTGGACAGTCATACGTATCAAGATAAAATTACAATACAGTCCTACGTGTTAATGCATTCAAAAGGAACACGCCCATCATCAACATTGAGTTTAAATCTTGATGGAGAAATCATCGAAGAACATGCACAAGGAGATGGTCAGTTTGATGCTTTTATGAATGCTTTATCTAAAATTTATAAAAGTAAAAAACTAACGCTTCCAAAATTGATCGATTACGCTGTCAGAATTCCTCCAGGAAGTAGTTCTGACGCTTTATGCGAAACAATCATCACATGGACAAACAACGGAAAAGAATTTAAAACAAGAGGATTAGATTCTGATCAAACAGTTGCAGCGATTATCGCAACTCAAAAAATGCTTAATGTAGTAGCATAA
- the leuD gene encoding 3-isopropylmalate dehydratase small subunit produces MAYDKFNILTSSAVPLPIENVDTDQIIPARFLKATKREGFGDNLFRDWRYNGDDTPKADFVLNDSTYSGKILVGGKNFGSGSSREHAAWAVYDYGFRAVVSSFFADIFKGNCLNIGVLPVQVSPEFADTIFKAIEADPKTELEINLPNQTITLLTTGQSESFAINGYKKNNMINGFDDIDYLQNIKEDIVAFADKLPY; encoded by the coding sequence ATGGCATACGATAAATTTAATATACTTACTAGTAGTGCTGTGCCACTACCAATTGAGAACGTAGATACAGATCAAATCATTCCGGCTCGTTTCCTGAAAGCTACAAAACGTGAAGGTTTTGGAGATAATCTTTTTAGAGACTGGAGATATAACGGAGATGATACTCCAAAAGCTGATTTCGTTTTAAACGATTCAACTTATAGCGGAAAAATCCTTGTTGGAGGAAAAAACTTTGGTTCAGGATCTTCAAGAGAACACGCTGCATGGGCAGTTTACGATTACGGTTTTAGAGCTGTAGTTTCAAGTTTCTTTGCGGATATTTTCAAAGGAAACTGTTTAAATATTGGTGTTTTGCCAGTTCAGGTTAGTCCTGAATTTGCTGACACGATTTTTAAAGCAATCGAAGCTGATCCTAAAACTGAATTAGAAATCAACTTGCCAAACCAAACGATTACTTTATTGACAACTGGTCAATCAGAATCTTTTGCGATTAACGGATACAAAAAGAACAACATGATTAATGGCTTTGATGACATTGATTATTTGCAAAATATTAAAGAAGATATCGTGGCTTTCGCCGATAAACTTCCGTATTAA
- a CDS encoding RNA-binding protein, producing MNIFVGSLPFSIEEADLRESFEAYGAVDSVKIITDKFTGRSKGFGFVEMPNDAEAQKAIDELNGATVQSRAIVVNKSEPKPEGERRSFNNNRGGDSRGGYGNNRGGGNDRGGNRGGY from the coding sequence ATGAACATTTTTGTTGGAAGCCTTCCATTCAGTATTGAGGAAGCAGATTTAAGAGAGTCTTTCGAGGCTTACGGAGCAGTAGATTCAGTTAAAATCATTACTGATAAATTTACAGGAAGAAGCAAAGGTTTTGGTTTCGTAGAGATGCCAAACGATGCGGAAGCTCAAAAAGCAATTGATGAATTGAACGGTGCTACTGTTCAAAGTCGTGCAATTGTAGTTAATAAATCTGAGCCGAAACCTGAAGGTGAAAGAAGAAGCTTCAATAACAACCGTGGAGGTGATTCTCGCGGAGGTTACGGAAACAACCGTGGTGGTGGAAACGACCGTGGTGGTAACAGAGGAGGATATTAA
- a CDS encoding outer membrane beta-barrel protein, whose protein sequence is MKKNLFLLGLLVCSMATMAQTEKADKPETWYFKLGGSYFNQTASTEFPTVGGNAALDRTYVGGKLVSEKSVTGSFGQGFRTGITAGYRFSVRLGVELGINYYSSNDKTMAQTTSDTPYIPTSATTGIYNFKSVGQITAFDVAPALVMFLGESHGFEPYTKVGVLVPIHGDLEITTDAVAPVGVNPGTGAPVFGNVHSVDKVKPNPTLGFTAALGTSYKLGKHISAFAELEYRNFTVHGKTKETTDFTVNGTDRLATRSTAQIHTNYRDGLDVNSNNVLTNPNGVDQSKPMDELSSYVGISGLGLTLGLKYSL, encoded by the coding sequence ATGAAAAAGAACCTATTTTTATTAGGATTATTAGTTTGCTCTATGGCCACAATGGCGCAAACAGAAAAAGCAGATAAACCAGAAACATGGTATTTTAAATTGGGTGGATCTTATTTCAACCAAACTGCTTCGACTGAATTTCCAACAGTTGGAGGAAATGCAGCATTAGATAGAACTTATGTTGGAGGAAAATTAGTATCTGAAAAAAGTGTTACAGGTTCATTTGGACAAGGATTTAGAACGGGAATTACAGCAGGTTACCGTTTTTCTGTTCGTTTAGGAGTTGAATTAGGAATTAATTATTACAGTAGTAATGATAAAACAATGGCGCAAACTACATCTGATACGCCATATATCCCAACATCTGCGACAACTGGAATTTATAATTTCAAATCAGTAGGACAAATTACTGCTTTTGATGTTGCTCCAGCTTTAGTAATGTTTTTAGGAGAATCTCATGGTTTTGAGCCGTATACAAAAGTTGGGGTTTTAGTTCCAATTCACGGTGATTTAGAAATTACAACTGACGCAGTTGCACCAGTTGGAGTTAATCCAGGAACAGGAGCTCCAGTTTTTGGAAACGTTCACAGTGTTGATAAAGTAAAACCAAACCCAACATTAGGATTCACTGCTGCTTTGGGTACTTCTTATAAATTAGGAAAACATATCTCAGCTTTTGCTGAATTAGAATACCGTAACTTTACTGTACACGGAAAAACTAAAGAAACTACAGATTTTACAGTAAATGGTACTGACAGATTAGCAACTAGATCTACAGCTCAAATTCATACTAATTACAGAGATGGTTTAGATGTTAATTCTAATAATGTTTTGACAAATCCAAATGGAGTTGATCAAAGTAAACCAATGGATGAGTTAAGTTCTTATGTTGGAATTTCAGGTTTAGGTTTGACTTTAGGTCTTAAATATAGCCTATAA
- the dnaE gene encoding DNA polymerase III subunit alpha has product MYLIFDTETTGLPKRWDAPITDSDNWPRCIQIAWQLHDEMGQLIEHQDYLVKPDGFNIPYDAERIHGISTELADADGITLAEVLEKFNIALSKTKFIVGQNLGFDVNIMGAEFHRMGVDSPMSSMPVLDTCTEVTASLLKLPGGRGGRFKLPTLTELHEYLFNKPFSEAHNATADVEATTRCFLELIRREVFTKEELDVPKDYFKEFQSRNPQEFPLIGLKHINLKKASDKIREQLKALESVGQEPTVLHSDREDFKEAKYAHLHNHTQFSVLQSTIGIGNIVSATAKNGMPAVAMTDTGNMMGAFHFVSAVMNHNKAASGKNKALVDAGEEPTETEIKPIVGCEFNVCDNHLDKSKKDNGNQVVLLAKNKNGYHNLAKMSSIAFTNGFYYVPRIDRAIIEKYKEDIMVLSGNLYGEIPSKILNIGENQAEEALIWWKEQFGDDFYLEIMRHNQEDENRVNKTLIEFSKKHDVKLIATNNTYYLNKEDANAHDILLCVKDGEKQATPIGRGRGYRYGLPNQEYYYKSGEEMKKLFADLPDSIINIQEIVDKVEIYSLYRDVLLPKFDIPEEFVVVEDEADGGVRGENKYLRHLTMVGAKKRYGEITESIQERLDFELLTISNSGYPGYFLIVQDFIAEARNMDVSVGPGRGSAAGSAVAYCLGITNIDPIKYDLLFERFLNPDRVSMPDIDIDFDDEGRGRVMDYVINKYGQNQVAQIITYGKMATKSAIRDTARVLDLPLFEADRIAKLIPGMMPSKWNLARFISESEEEVKKALRSDEFDNVKELIAIANEDDLAGETIQQAKILEGSMRNTGIHACGVIITPSDITNFVPVTTAKDSDLYVTQFDNSVAESAGLLKMDFLGLKTLTLIKDTVKLVKYRNGIDLDPDTFPIDDVETYALFQRGETVGIFQYESPGMQKYMKDLKPTVFGDLIAMNALYRPGPLEYIPSFVRRKNGEEEIKYDLDACEEYLGETYGITVYQEQVMLLSQSLADFTKGEADVLRKAMGKKQKDVLDKMKPKFVEQAAKKGHDAKVLEKIWKDWEAFASYAFNKSHSTCYAWIAYQTAYLKAHYPAEYMAAVLSNNMNDIKQVSFFMEECKRMGLQVLGPDVNESFYKFTVNDEYAVRFGMGAIKGVGSGAVATIVESRKDGKYKSIFDLAKRIDLRAANKKAIENLALAGGFDSFEGTTRAQYFHDDGDGITFYEKAIRYGSKFQENENSSQVSLFGETSEVQIDEPVVPPCEDWSTMEKLAKEKEVVGIYISGHPLDDFRFEMKYFCNSRLESLKSMNEFVGKNLNFAGIINNVQHRVAKNGKGWAVFNLEGYDESYEFKIFGEEYLKFRHFLIQNNFAFIKILIKDGWVNHDTGKKSDPRMQFVEIRQLQDILEAFAKKLILLLNIKDLQTEFIHKLSDLFNQNKGDNSVTFEIMELEKIKRLVEVETTNEFEETDDAVFADESDDTDASLEDTKTKEVNEVEEIKVVTKLSMPSRRLKIKISAELLQELEKMQINFKLN; this is encoded by the coding sequence ATGTATTTAATATTCGATACCGAAACAACCGGATTACCAAAACGTTGGGACGCTCCAATTACAGATTCTGATAACTGGCCTCGCTGTATACAGATCGCATGGCAGCTTCATGATGAAATGGGACAGCTTATCGAACATCAGGATTATTTGGTTAAACCTGACGGATTTAATATTCCGTATGATGCTGAACGTATTCACGGAATTTCTACAGAATTGGCTGATGCCGATGGAATTACTTTGGCAGAGGTTTTGGAGAAGTTCAATATTGCTTTAAGTAAAACCAAATTTATTGTAGGTCAGAATTTAGGTTTCGACGTCAATATTATGGGGGCAGAATTTCATAGAATGGGAGTAGATTCTCCTATGAGTTCGATGCCGGTTTTAGATACTTGTACAGAAGTTACCGCTTCATTATTGAAACTTCCGGGAGGTCGTGGAGGAAGATTTAAATTGCCAACACTTACAGAATTACACGAATATCTTTTTAATAAACCTTTCTCAGAAGCGCACAACGCAACTGCCGACGTTGAGGCAACTACGCGTTGTTTCTTGGAATTAATAAGAAGAGAAGTTTTTACCAAAGAAGAACTGGATGTTCCGAAGGATTATTTCAAGGAATTCCAAAGTAGAAATCCACAGGAATTTCCGTTAATTGGTTTAAAACATATTAACCTTAAAAAAGCTTCTGATAAAATCAGAGAGCAGTTAAAAGCTTTAGAATCAGTTGGACAAGAACCTACGGTTTTACATTCTGACAGAGAAGATTTTAAAGAAGCAAAATATGCGCATTTACACAATCATACTCAGTTTTCGGTTCTACAATCTACTATAGGTATTGGGAATATTGTTTCGGCTACAGCCAAAAACGGAATGCCAGCAGTTGCAATGACCGACACCGGAAACATGATGGGAGCTTTTCACTTTGTGAGCGCCGTTATGAATCACAATAAAGCAGCATCTGGTAAAAATAAAGCTTTGGTTGATGCTGGCGAAGAACCAACAGAAACCGAAATAAAACCAATCGTAGGTTGCGAGTTTAATGTCTGTGATAATCACTTAGATAAAAGCAAAAAAGACAACGGAAATCAGGTTGTATTATTAGCCAAAAACAAAAACGGTTATCACAATCTGGCGAAAATGTCATCGATCGCTTTTACAAACGGATTTTATTATGTTCCGAGGATTGACCGCGCCATTATCGAAAAATACAAAGAAGATATCATGGTTTTGTCCGGAAATTTATACGGAGAGATTCCGAGTAAAATTCTAAACATCGGTGAAAACCAAGCTGAAGAAGCTTTGATTTGGTGGAAAGAACAATTTGGTGATGATTTTTATCTCGAGATTATGCGACATAATCAGGAAGATGAAAATCGTGTAAACAAGACACTGATTGAGTTTTCTAAAAAACACGATGTCAAATTAATTGCAACAAATAATACTTATTATTTAAATAAAGAAGATGCCAATGCACACGATATTTTATTGTGTGTAAAAGATGGTGAAAAACAAGCGACGCCAATTGGTCGTGGTCGCGGATATCGTTACGGATTACCTAATCAGGAGTATTATTACAAGTCAGGAGAAGAGATGAAAAAACTCTTTGCTGATTTGCCTGATTCGATTATTAACATTCAGGAAATTGTCGATAAAGTTGAGATTTATTCGCTTTATCGAGATGTATTGCTTCCTAAGTTTGATATTCCGGAAGAGTTTGTAGTTGTCGAAGATGAAGCTGATGGAGGAGTTCGTGGTGAAAATAAATATTTGCGACACCTTACAATGGTGGGTGCAAAAAAACGATACGGAGAGATTACAGAATCAATTCAGGAACGTTTAGATTTTGAGTTGTTAACGATTTCCAACTCAGGATATCCGGGTTACTTTTTGATTGTTCAGGATTTTATCGCCGAAGCTAGAAATATGGACGTTTCGGTTGGACCAGGCCGTGGATCTGCAGCAGGATCTGCCGTGGCTTATTGTTTAGGAATTACCAATATTGACCCTATTAAGTACGATTTGCTTTTTGAGCGTTTCCTGAATCCTGACCGTGTATCCATGCCCGATATTGATATCGACTTTGATGATGAGGGTCGTGGTCGTGTTATGGATTATGTAATCAACAAATACGGACAAAATCAGGTGGCGCAAATTATTACTTATGGTAAAATGGCAACCAAATCTGCGATTCGTGATACGGCTCGTGTACTGGATTTGCCATTGTTTGAAGCCGATAGAATTGCAAAACTGATTCCGGGAATGATGCCGTCAAAATGGAATTTGGCGCGTTTTATTTCTGAAAGCGAAGAGGAAGTTAAAAAAGCACTTCGTTCTGATGAATTTGATAATGTAAAAGAATTAATCGCCATTGCCAATGAAGATGATTTGGCGGGAGAAACAATTCAGCAGGCAAAAATCCTGGAAGGATCGATGCGAAATACCGGAATTCACGCCTGTGGGGTAATCATTACGCCATCGGATATTACGAATTTCGTTCCCGTGACCACAGCAAAAGATTCTGATTTGTATGTAACACAGTTTGATAACTCGGTTGCAGAAAGTGCAGGATTGCTGAAGATGGACTTCTTGGGTCTGAAGACCCTTACCTTAATTAAAGATACCGTTAAACTGGTAAAATATAGAAACGGAATCGATTTGGATCCGGATACTTTCCCGATTGATGATGTTGAAACTTATGCACTTTTCCAGAGAGGAGAAACGGTTGGAATCTTCCAATACGAGTCACCCGGAATGCAGAAATACATGAAGGATCTTAAACCAACGGTTTTTGGGGATTTAATTGCCATGAACGCCTTGTATCGTCCGGGACCTTTAGAGTATATTCCGTCTTTCGTACGAAGAAAAAATGGCGAGGAAGAAATCAAATACGATTTAGATGCCTGTGAAGAATATTTAGGAGAAACCTACGGAATTACGGTTTATCAGGAGCAGGTAATGCTTTTGTCGCAATCGCTGGCTGACTTTACAAAAGGTGAAGCCGACGTTTTGCGTAAGGCGATGGGTAAGAAACAAAAAGACGTACTAGATAAAATGAAGCCGAAGTTCGTAGAACAAGCGGCGAAAAAAGGTCATGATGCAAAAGTTCTGGAGAAAATCTGGAAAGACTGGGAAGCATTTGCGAGTTACGCCTTCAACAAATCCCACTCGACTTGTTATGCCTGGATTGCATACCAAACAGCATATTTAAAAGCACATTATCCTGCTGAATATATGGCAGCGGTACTTTCAAATAATATGAATGATATCAAACAAGTATCATTTTTTATGGAAGAATGCAAACGAATGGGCTTACAGGTTTTAGGTCCTGACGTAAACGAATCGTTCTATAAATTTACGGTAAACGATGAATATGCGGTTCGTTTTGGTATGGGAGCGATTAAAGGAGTAGGTTCCGGAGCTGTAGCAACCATTGTAGAAAGCAGAAAAGACGGTAAGTACAAGTCGATTTTTGATTTGGCGAAACGTATCGATTTGCGTGCTGCGAATAAAAAAGCAATCGAAAATCTGGCTTTGGCAGGAGGATTTGATTCGTTTGAAGGAACTACAAGAGCGCAATATTTTCATGATGATGGCGATGGAATTACCTTTTATGAAAAAGCAATTCGTTACGGGTCTAAATTTCAGGAAAACGAAAACTCATCGCAGGTAAGTTTGTTTGGAGAAACCAGTGAAGTGCAAATTGACGAACCAGTTGTGCCGCCATGTGAAGACTGGAGCACGATGGAAAAGCTGGCAAAAGAAAAAGAAGTTGTAGGGATTTATATTTCCGGACATCCGCTTGACGATTTTAGATTTGAAATGAAATACTTCTGTAATTCCCGATTAGAATCGCTGAAAAGTATGAATGAGTTTGTGGGGAAAAATCTAAATTTTGCCGGAATCATTAATAACGTGCAGCATCGTGTTGCTAAAAACGGAAAAGGTTGGGCAGTATTTAATTTAGAAGGATATGACGAAAGTTATGAGTTTAAGATTTTTGGTGAAGAATACTTAAAATTCCGCCATTTCCTGATTCAGAATAATTTTGCTTTCATAAAAATATTAATAAAAGACGGTTGGGTAAATCACGATACAGGTAAAAAATCTGATCCAAGAATGCAGTTTGTTGAGATTAGACAATTGCAGGATATCTTGGAAGCATTTGCTAAAAAACTGATTTTATTATTGAATATAAAAGATTTGCAGACAGAGTTTATTCACAAGTTAAGTGATTTATTTAATCAGAATAAAGGAGATAATTCAGTGACTTTTGAGATCATGGAATTAGAAAAAATAAAACGTCTCGTTGAGGTCGAAACAACAAATGAATTTGAAGAAACCGATGATGCTGTTTTTGCCGATGAAAGCGATGATACTGATGCATCACTTGAAGATACTAAGACTAAAGAAGTAAATGAGGTTGAAGAAATAAAAGTTGTAACCAAATTATCGATGCCAAGTCGTAGGTTAAAAATTAAGATTTCTGCTGAACTATTACAGGAATTGGAGAAAATGCAGATCAATTTTAAGCTAAATTAA
- the leuC gene encoding 3-isopropylmalate dehydratase large subunit — MSKTLFDKVWDSHVVRKIEDGPDVFFIDRHFIHEVTSPVAFLGLKARGVKVLYPERTFATADHNTPTINQHLPVEDALSANQLKALEDNAAEYGISHWGLGHIKNGIVHVVGPENGITLPGATIVCGDSHTSTHGAFGAIAFGIGTSEVEMVLSTQCIMQPKPKKMRINVNGELSKGVGPKDVALYIIAQLTTSGGTGYFVEYAGDVFENMTMEGRMTVCNLSIEMGARGGMIAPDQTTFDFLEGRLFAPKGEAWTKAVEYWKTLKTDADAVFDAELNIKASDIEPMITYGTNPGMGIGISKHIPNANQVEGGEETYKKSLAYMGFQEDDVMIGKPIDYVFLGSCTNGRIEDFRAFAEIVKGRKKADNVTAWLVPGSHVVEAQIKEEGILDILTEAGFVLRQPGCSACLAMNDDKVPAGKYAVSTSNRNFEGRQGPGSRTLLASPIMAAAAAVTGKLTDPRELF, encoded by the coding sequence ATGAGTAAGACATTATTTGACAAAGTATGGGATTCACATGTAGTGCGTAAAATTGAAGATGGACCAGATGTGTTTTTTATTGACCGTCATTTCATTCATGAAGTTACGAGTCCTGTTGCTTTTCTAGGATTAAAAGCCAGAGGCGTTAAGGTTTTATACCCTGAGCGTACTTTTGCAACTGCAGATCACAATACACCAACCATAAACCAACATTTACCAGTTGAAGATGCACTATCTGCAAATCAGCTTAAAGCGCTTGAAGATAACGCTGCCGAATACGGAATTTCGCACTGGGGATTAGGTCACATTAAAAATGGAATTGTACACGTAGTTGGTCCTGAAAACGGAATTACTTTGCCAGGCGCTACTATTGTTTGTGGAGATTCTCACACGTCTACTCACGGTGCTTTTGGAGCGATTGCTTTTGGTATCGGAACTTCTGAGGTTGAAATGGTGCTTTCTACACAATGTATCATGCAGCCAAAACCAAAGAAAATGCGTATCAACGTAAATGGTGAATTAAGCAAAGGTGTTGGTCCAAAAGACGTTGCACTTTATATTATTGCGCAATTGACTACTTCTGGAGGAACTGGTTATTTTGTTGAATATGCCGGAGATGTTTTCGAAAACATGACTATGGAAGGCCGTATGACTGTTTGTAATCTAAGTATCGAAATGGGTGCTCGTGGTGGTATGATCGCTCCTGACCAAACTACTTTTGATTTCCTTGAAGGAAGATTATTTGCTCCAAAAGGTGAAGCCTGGACAAAAGCTGTTGAATACTGGAAAACTCTTAAAACGGATGCTGATGCTGTTTTTGATGCTGAATTAAACATCAAAGCTTCAGACATTGAACCAATGATTACTTACGGTACTAACCCTGGAATGGGAATTGGTATCTCTAAACATATTCCGAACGCTAATCAAGTTGAAGGCGGCGAGGAAACTTACAAAAAATCGTTAGCTTATATGGGCTTCCAGGAAGATGATGTAATGATTGGAAAACCAATTGATTATGTTTTCTTAGGAAGTTGTACAAACGGACGTATTGAAGATTTTAGGGCTTTCGCCGAAATTGTAAAAGGACGAAAAAAAGCAGATAATGTTACCGCTTGGTTAGTTCCGGGTTCTCACGTTGTTGAAGCTCAGATTAAAGAAGAAGGTATTTTAGATATTTTGACAGAAGCTGGTTTTGTATTACGTCAGCCGGGTTGTTCAGCTTGTTTAGCAATGAATGATGATAAAGTTCCAGCCGGAAAATATGCGGTAAGTACTTCAAATAGAAACTTTGAAGGTCGTCAAGGTCCTGGTTCAAGAACATTATTAGCAAGTCCAATTATGGCTGCCGCTGCTGCTGTTACCGGAAAACTAACAGACCCGAGAGAATTATTTTAG
- the leuB gene encoding 3-isopropylmalate dehydrogenase: MKLNIALLAGDGIGPEVINEAVKVSDAIAKKFNHEITWTPALTGACAIDAVGVPYPDETHEICMAADAVLFGAIGHPKYDNDPSAPVRPEQGLLLMRKKLGLFANVRPTFTFPSLIDNSPLKRERIEGTDLVFLRELTGGIYFGEKGRKDDGETAFDNCVYTRVEVQRLAKKGFELAMTRSKKLCCVDKANVLETSRLWRETVQAMEKDYPEVTVSYEFVDAVAMRLVQWPNSYDVLITENLFGDILTDEASVISGSMGLMPSASVGEHTSLYEPIHGSYPQATGLNIANPLATILSAAMMFEDAFGLKDEAEAIRAVVNKSLEQGIVTEDLAAKESKAYKTSEVGDWLVANL, encoded by the coding sequence ATGAAATTAAACATAGCCCTTTTAGCAGGAGACGGAATTGGTCCTGAGGTAATTAATGAAGCAGTAAAAGTATCTGATGCTATTGCAAAAAAATTCAATCACGAAATAACTTGGACACCAGCTCTTACCGGAGCTTGCGCAATTGATGCTGTTGGAGTTCCTTATCCTGATGAAACGCATGAAATTTGTATGGCTGCCGATGCTGTTTTATTCGGAGCAATTGGTCACCCAAAATATGATAACGATCCAAGTGCGCCAGTTCGCCCGGAGCAAGGATTATTATTGATGCGTAAAAAATTAGGCTTATTCGCAAACGTGCGTCCTACTTTTACTTTCCCTTCTTTGATTGATAATTCTCCTTTAAAAAGAGAAAGAATCGAAGGAACTGATTTGGTTTTCTTAAGAGAATTAACAGGCGGAATTTACTTTGGAGAAAAAGGAAGAAAAGACGACGGAGAAACTGCTTTCGATAATTGTGTTTACACAAGAGTAGAAGTTCAGCGTTTAGCTAAAAAAGGTTTTGAACTTGCAATGACACGTAGCAAAAAATTATGTTGCGTTGATAAAGCTAACGTTTTGGAGACTTCTCGTCTATGGAGAGAAACAGTTCAGGCAATGGAAAAAGATTATCCTGAAGTTACCGTTTCATACGAATTTGTTGATGCTGTAGCGATGCGTTTAGTTCAATGGCCAAACTCTTACGATGTTTTAATTACTGAGAATTTATTCGGAGATATTTTGACAGACGAAGCTTCTGTAATTTCCGGATCAATGGGATTAATGCCATCTGCTTCTGTTGGAGAACATACTTCATTATACGAACCAATCCACGGATCTTATCCACAAGCAACTGGATTAAATATTGCTAATCCTTTGGCTACTATTTTATCTGCTGCAATGATGTTCGAAGATGCTTTCGGACTAAAAGACGAAGCCGAAGCTATCAGAGCGGTTGTAAACAAATCATTAGAACAAGGAATTGTTACTGAAGATCTAGCGGCAAAAGAATCTAAAGCATACAAAACCAGCGAAGTTGGTGACTGGTTGGTTGCTAATCTATAA